A single genomic interval of Bos indicus isolate NIAB-ARS_2022 breed Sahiwal x Tharparkar chromosome 5, NIAB-ARS_B.indTharparkar_mat_pri_1.0, whole genome shotgun sequence harbors:
- the FRS2 gene encoding fibroblast growth factor receptor substrate 2, which translates to MGSCCSCPDKDTVPDNHRNKFKVINVDDDGNELGSGIMELTDTELILYTRKRDSVKWHYLCLRRYGYDSNLFSFESGRRCQTGQGIFAFKCARAEELFNMLQEIMQNNSINVVEEPVVERNNHQTELEVPRTPRTPTTPGFAAQNLPNGYPRYPSFGDASSHPSSRHPSVGSARLPSVGEESTHPLLVAEEQVHTYVNTTGVQEERKNRTSVHVPLEARVSNAESNTPKEESSNIEDRDPQILLEPEGVKFVLGPTPVQKQLMEKEKLEQLGRDQISGSGANNTEWDTGYDSDERRDVPSVNKLVYENLNGLSLPSASGFRRGRLPSTSTSDTQNINNSAQRRTALLNYENLPSLPPVWEARKLSRDEDDNLGPKTPSLNGYHNNLDPMHNYVNTENVTVPASAHKIEYSRRRDCTPTVFNFDIRRPSLEHRQLNYIQVDLEGGSDSDNPQTPKTPTTPLPQTPTRRTELYAVIDIERTAAMSNLQKALPRDDGTSRKTRHNSTDLPM; encoded by the exons ATGGGTAGCTGTTGTAGCTGTCCAGATAAAGACACTGTCCCAGATAACCATCGGAACAAGTTTAAG gtCATTAATGTGGATGATGATGGAAATGAGTTAGGTTCTGGCATAATGGAACTTACAGACACAGAACTGATTTTATACACTCGCAAACGTGACTCGGTAAAATGGCACTACCTCTGCCTCCGACGCTATGGTTATGATTCGaatctcttttcttttgaaagtggTCGAAGGTGTCAAACTGGACAAG GAATCTTTGCCTTTAAGTGTGCTCGTGCAGAAGAATTATTTAATATGTTACAAGAGATTATGCAGAATAATAGTATAAATGTAGTGGAGGAACCCGTGGTTGAAAGGAATAACCATCAGACAGAATTGGAAGTCCCTAGGACACCTCGAACACCTACAA CTCCAGGGTTTGCTGCTCAGAACTTACCCAATGGATATCCCCGATATCCCTCGTTCGGAGATGCTTCATCCCATCCTTCCAGCAGACATCCTTCCGTGGGAAGTGCCCGCCTGCCCTCAGTAGGTGAAGAATCTACGCATCCTTTGCTGGTGGCCGAGGAACAA gTACATACCTATGTCAACACTACAGGTGTGCAAGAAGAACGGAAAAACCGCACAAGTGTGCATGTCCCATTGGAGGCAAGAGTTTCTAATGCTGAAAGCAACACACCAAAAGAAGAGTCAAGTAATATTGAGGACAGGGACCCTCAGATTCTTCTTGAACCCGAAGGAGTCAAATTTGTCTTAGgaccaacaccagttcaaaagcaattaatggaaaaagagaaactgGAACAACTTGGAAGAGATCAAATCAGTGGAAGTGGTGCAAATAACACAGAATGGGACACTGGCTATGACAGTGATGAGCGAAGAGATGTGCCCTCTGTTAACAAACTGGTGTATGAAAATCTAAATGGCCTATCTCTCCCCAGTGCTTCAGGGTTCAGGAGAGGTCGTCTGCCGTCCACCAGTACCTCAGATACCCAGAATATCAACAACTCAGCTCAGAGAAGAACTGCATTGTTAAACTACGAAAATCTACCATCTTTGCCTCCTGTTTGGGAAGCCCGCAAGCTAAGTAGGGATGAAGATGACAACTTAGGACCAAAGACCCCATCTCTGAATGGCTACCATAATAATCTAGATCCAATGCATAACTATGTAAATACAGAGAATGTAACAGTGCCGGCGAGTGCTCACAAAATAGAGTATTCAAGGCGTCGGGACTGTACGCCGACAGTCTTTAACTTTGATATCAGACGCCCAAGTTTAGAACACAGGCAGCTCAATTACATACAGGTTGACTTGGAAGGTGGCAGTGACTCTGACAACCCTCAGACTCCAAAAACGCCTACCACTCCCCTTCCACAGACCCCTACCAGGCGCACAGAGCTGTATGCTGTGATAGACATCGAGAGAACTGCTGCTATGTCCAATTTGCAGAAAGCACTGCCGCGAGATGATGGTACATCTAGGAAAACTAGACACAATAGTACTGATCTGCCGATGTGA